Proteins from a single region of Streptomyces sp. HUAS 15-9:
- a CDS encoding DUF5133 domain-containing protein, which translates to MLLPAKAEVARQLRRYRAWERVMLASPSDREVRATFEDSGYTLCVLMGKRCAREAADAAERYLRSSLGSYLQEQGGRPHGSGAARRAPPWDRRSGARRH; encoded by the coding sequence ATGCTGCTACCCGCTAAGGCCGAAGTGGCCAGGCAGTTGCGGCGGTACCGGGCGTGGGAACGCGTGATGCTCGCCTCTCCGTCGGACCGCGAGGTGCGGGCCACGTTCGAGGACTCGGGCTACACGCTGTGCGTGCTGATGGGCAAGCGGTGCGCCCGGGAGGCAGCCGACGCCGCCGAGCGCTATCTGCGCTCCAGTCTGGGCAGCTACCTGCAGGAGCAGGGCGGGCGGCCCCATGGGAGCGGCGCGGCGCGACGGGCTCCGCCGTGGGACCGGCGTTCCGGTGCCAGGAGGCACTGA